Proteins from one Bradyrhizobium roseum genomic window:
- the phnC gene encoding phosphonate ABC transporter ATP-binding protein encodes MLVVEGLTCRFGTKAAVDNASFSIQPGSFVGVIGRSGAGKSTLLRMINRLAEPSEGRILFEGVDVTALRGKELRQWRARSAMIFQQFNLVGRLDVLTNVLMGRLSTVPTWRSLAQLWPEEDKAIAMSALEQFDMASIAAQRADQLSGGQQQRVAIARALVQQPAMILADEPIASLDPRNTRIVMDALLRINKHFGITVVCNLHSLDLARSYCDRLIGMASGRIVFDGAPVALTDRISRELYDLEADEVMGAAPEHVPESVAIPALGTVAVA; translated from the coding sequence ATGCTGGTGGTGGAAGGGTTGACGTGCCGGTTCGGCACCAAGGCCGCGGTAGACAACGCGTCATTCTCGATTCAGCCCGGCAGCTTCGTCGGCGTGATCGGACGATCCGGCGCCGGCAAGTCGACTCTGCTGCGGATGATCAACCGCCTCGCCGAGCCCTCCGAAGGCCGCATCCTGTTCGAGGGCGTCGACGTTACCGCGCTGCGCGGCAAGGAACTGCGGCAGTGGCGTGCGCGTTCGGCCATGATATTTCAGCAGTTCAACCTGGTTGGTCGGCTCGACGTCCTGACCAATGTGCTGATGGGGCGGCTTTCAACGGTGCCGACATGGCGGTCGCTGGCGCAGCTCTGGCCCGAAGAAGACAAGGCGATTGCGATGTCGGCGCTAGAACAGTTCGACATGGCCTCGATTGCGGCCCAGCGCGCCGACCAGCTGTCGGGCGGCCAGCAACAGCGTGTCGCAATTGCGCGTGCGCTGGTCCAGCAGCCTGCAATGATACTCGCCGACGAACCGATCGCCTCGCTCGATCCCCGCAACACCCGGATCGTGATGGATGCGCTGCTGCGGATCAACAAGCATTTCGGCATCACGGTGGTCTGTAATCTGCACTCGCTCGATCTGGCGCGCAGCTATTGCGACCGCCTGATCGGCATGGCTTCGGGACGGATTGTATTCGACGGCGCGCCGGTGGCGCTGACCGATCGCATCTCGCGCGAACTCTACGATCTCGAGGCAGATGAAGTGATGGGCGCCGCGCCTGAGCATGTGCCGGAAAGCGTGGCAATTCCTGCTCTCGGCACCGTCGCCGTCGCCTGA
- the phnD gene encoding phosphonate ABC transporter substrate-binding protein — MMDRRMIFAAAAALAFSTSAATAQDWKAKYPELVFAKVPDENASGTTNRWTPLTEYLSRELGTKVTLRIANDYAAVIEGQRAGNIHVAMYGPASYARAYIIGAKVEPFAIEVNGDGTKGYYSVLYVKSDSSYKDIQDLKGKNLCLVDPNSTSGNNVPRFAMDKMGIDPEKFFSKVVYSGSHENAVIGLAQGTCDAAFNWWNDEKESNLLRMDRKGMAKAVDFKIIMKSEQIVNSPMAYLGSLPADLKAAIKKAVLEIAVKDKAAFDKIYEGKQLPFVEVDHKAYEAVIDLTKFVDSLRKQKS, encoded by the coding sequence ATGATGGATCGTCGTATGATTTTCGCCGCTGCGGCGGCATTGGCATTCTCAACCTCGGCCGCCACGGCTCAGGATTGGAAGGCAAAATATCCGGAGCTGGTGTTTGCCAAGGTTCCCGATGAGAATGCCTCGGGCACGACCAACCGCTGGACTCCTCTGACGGAGTATCTGTCCCGCGAACTCGGGACCAAAGTCACGCTGCGGATCGCCAACGATTATGCCGCGGTCATCGAAGGCCAGCGGGCAGGCAACATCCACGTCGCGATGTATGGTCCGGCGTCGTATGCACGCGCCTACATCATCGGTGCGAAGGTTGAGCCGTTCGCGATCGAAGTGAATGGCGATGGAACCAAAGGCTACTACTCGGTCCTCTATGTCAAAAGCGATTCGAGCTACAAGGACATCCAGGACCTGAAGGGCAAGAATCTCTGCCTTGTCGATCCCAATTCGACGTCAGGCAACAACGTCCCGCGCTTTGCGATGGACAAGATGGGCATCGACCCGGAAAAATTCTTTTCCAAAGTGGTTTATTCGGGAAGCCACGAAAACGCGGTGATCGGACTCGCGCAGGGTACCTGCGACGCGGCGTTCAACTGGTGGAACGACGAGAAAGAGTCTAACCTGCTCCGGATGGACCGGAAGGGCATGGCGAAGGCTGTCGACTTCAAGATCATCATGAAGTCCGAGCAGATCGTGAATTCGCCGATGGCATATCTCGGCAGTCTACCCGCCGACCTCAAGGCGGCGATCAAGAAAGCCGTGCTTGAAATCGCGGTGAAGGACAAGGCCGCGTTCGACAAGATCTACGAGGGCAAGCAGTTGCCCTTCGTCGAAGTCGATCACAAGGCGTATGAGGCCGTGATCGACCTCACCAAGTTTGTCGACAGCCTTCGCAAGCAGAAATCCTGA
- the phnE gene encoding phosphonate ABC transporter, permease protein PhnE has protein sequence MRTAVPEFPEARLRELADRYAAAVAAKRRRIWLGCALLVAAAIAAGWMGDVNFGSFVENFWRFPAYFVSIAPKFSFATAWVDLSDWLWGLPRWTRLLGDTLLIAYMGTLTGALCGFALCFLASANLVKSRTTVFVTRRVLEFCRTVPEIVFALIFVLAFGLGPLPGVLAIAIHTAGALGKQFAEVVENIDSKPIEGVAASGGNWLQIVRFGALPQVISNFVSYALLRFEINVRGAAVMGFVGAGGIGQDLIEAVRKFYYSDVSAILLLIVVTVMLIDFVTERVRHRLLGLEDSAR, from the coding sequence ATGCGAACAGCGGTCCCCGAATTCCCGGAAGCCAGGCTGCGCGAACTGGCTGATCGCTATGCGGCTGCGGTTGCGGCCAAGCGCAGGCGCATATGGCTGGGTTGCGCGCTGCTGGTCGCCGCGGCCATCGCTGCGGGGTGGATGGGCGATGTCAACTTCGGCAGTTTCGTCGAGAACTTCTGGAGATTTCCGGCCTATTTTGTCAGCATAGCTCCTAAGTTTTCGTTCGCGACCGCGTGGGTTGATCTTTCGGATTGGCTTTGGGGACTACCGCGCTGGACCCGGCTTCTCGGTGATACGTTACTGATCGCGTATATGGGAACGCTGACGGGAGCGTTGTGCGGTTTCGCTCTCTGCTTCCTCGCGTCGGCCAACCTCGTGAAATCCCGTACGACCGTGTTCGTCACGCGGCGCGTTCTCGAATTCTGCCGGACCGTGCCGGAGATCGTCTTTGCCCTGATTTTTGTACTGGCGTTTGGTCTGGGGCCGCTGCCGGGCGTTCTCGCCATCGCGATCCATACCGCCGGAGCGCTGGGCAAGCAGTTTGCCGAAGTTGTCGAGAACATTGACAGCAAGCCGATCGAAGGGGTCGCGGCAAGCGGTGGAAACTGGCTTCAGATCGTCCGGTTTGGGGCTTTGCCCCAGGTGATCTCGAACTTCGTCAGCTATGCCCTGCTCAGGTTCGAGATCAACGTCCGCGGCGCGGCCGTGATGGGTTTTGTCGGCGCCGGCGGAATCGGCCAGGATCTGATCGAGGCCGTCCGCAAGTTCTATTACAGCGATGTTAGTGCCATCCTTCTGCTGATCGTTGTCACCGTCATGTTGATCGACTTCGTCACTGAGCGGGTGCGGCACCGCCTCCTCGGGCTGGAGGACTCCGCCAGATGA
- the phnE gene encoding phosphonate ABC transporter, permease protein PhnE → MNSFDFDNRAGIAQRYPEVFRPDWWHRAGIAIGIGSAIALFLYGIVQLDIPFHRLSDGLNRLGEFVRLMVPPNPGSWAEVLKYLHALGETVSIAFLGTLGGALLALPVSLLAARNVVANRIVHVLTRRSLDTIRGVDTLIWALIWVGVVGLGPFAGMLAVICSDFGTFGKLFSEAIEVADKNPAEGVRSSGGNHLHSVRFGLLPQVFPVLLSQVLYYFESNTRSATIIGIVGAGGIGLQLAEQIRVLEWQKVSFLILLILITVSAIDWMSGKLRFAIIGKRAIA, encoded by the coding sequence ATGAATTCCTTCGACTTCGACAATCGGGCCGGCATCGCTCAACGCTATCCGGAAGTATTCCGTCCGGACTGGTGGCATCGGGCAGGAATCGCGATCGGCATTGGCAGCGCCATAGCGCTTTTTCTGTATGGGATCGTCCAGCTCGACATTCCCTTTCACCGGCTTTCCGATGGATTGAACAGGCTGGGTGAATTCGTTCGGCTGATGGTGCCGCCTAATCCCGGGTCCTGGGCGGAAGTACTCAAATATCTGCATGCGCTCGGCGAGACGGTTTCGATTGCGTTTCTCGGCACGTTGGGCGGGGCGCTGCTCGCGTTGCCGGTATCCCTGCTGGCGGCGCGCAATGTGGTCGCAAACCGGATCGTCCACGTCTTGACGCGCCGCAGCCTCGATACCATTCGCGGTGTCGATACCCTGATATGGGCCCTCATCTGGGTCGGTGTCGTCGGGTTGGGGCCGTTTGCAGGGATGCTCGCCGTGATCTGCAGCGATTTCGGCACGTTCGGCAAGCTGTTCTCGGAAGCGATCGAGGTTGCCGACAAGAACCCCGCCGAGGGGGTTCGATCGTCGGGCGGCAACCATCTCCACAGTGTCCGGTTCGGATTGCTGCCGCAGGTCTTTCCGGTCCTGCTGAGCCAGGTGCTCTATTATTTCGAATCGAATACGCGATCGGCGACGATCATCGGCATCGTCGGGGCCGGTGGGATCGGGCTTCAGCTCGCCGAGCAGATCCGGGTGCTGGAATGGCAAAAAGTGTCGTTTCTGATCCTGCTGATCCTGATCACGGTATCTGCGATCGACTGGATGTCAGGTAAGCTGCGCTTCGCGATCATCGGCAAGCGGGCGATCGCATAA
- the phnF gene encoding phosphonate metabolism transcriptional regulator PhnF: MSIQDIASGVALWRQVADGIERGIAEGRFAAGEKLPGEVEIAETYRVNRHTVRRALAALAERGLVRAERGSGTYVETRRIAYPLRSRTRFSEIVGAGGHEPRGQFIDATQEDAPRELARELGLKTGTPLIRIESVRLADRTPICVSTSWLSAERFPDAGKVFAHVRSMTKLVAHYGVRDFRRASTRITAGIVDATDAARLDLALGRPILVVDATDVDIDGKPLVTKRARFAAERVEFLVEND; this comes from the coding sequence ATGAGCATTCAGGACATCGCTTCCGGCGTCGCCTTGTGGCGACAGGTCGCCGACGGCATCGAGCGCGGCATCGCCGAGGGCCGCTTTGCTGCCGGGGAAAAGCTGCCGGGCGAGGTGGAGATCGCCGAGACCTATCGGGTCAACCGCCATACCGTTCGCCGCGCGCTCGCCGCGCTGGCCGAACGCGGCCTGGTGCGCGCCGAACGCGGCAGCGGCACCTATGTCGAGACCCGGCGCATCGCCTATCCGCTGCGCTCACGCACGCGGTTTTCCGAAATCGTCGGCGCCGGCGGCCATGAGCCGCGCGGCCAGTTCATCGATGCGACGCAGGAAGACGCCCCGCGCGAGCTGGCGCGGGAGCTCGGACTGAAGACGGGGACACCGCTGATCCGGATCGAATCGGTACGGCTCGCCGACCGCACGCCGATCTGTGTCAGCACCTCCTGGCTGTCGGCCGAACGTTTTCCCGATGCCGGAAAAGTCTTCGCCCATGTGCGGTCGATGACCAAGCTGGTGGCGCACTACGGCGTCAGGGATTTTCGCCGTGCGTCGACCCGGATCACCGCCGGCATCGTCGATGCGACCGACGCCGCAAGGCTGGATCTCGCCCTCGGACGGCCGATCCTGGTGGTCGATGCCACCGACGTCGACATCGACGGCAAACCGCTGGTGACCAAGCGCGCGCGCTTTGCCGCTGAACGCGTGGAGTTTCTGGTCGAGAATGATTAG
- the phnG gene encoding phosphonate C-P lyase system protein PhnG: protein MAVLAYAEAADIAGRLEAMALPAHQDLREPENGLVMVRGRVGGDGAPFNLGEATVSRAAVRLSTGEVGFGYTLGRDRHKAKLIALCDAMVQSGEFAAAVEAEVIAPLRAAMVEQRNRKSAEAAATRVDFYTLVRGEG from the coding sequence ATGGCGGTGTTGGCCTACGCCGAGGCCGCGGACATCGCCGGCCGGCTCGAAGCGATGGCGTTGCCGGCGCATCAGGACCTGCGCGAGCCCGAAAATGGTCTGGTGATGGTGCGTGGCCGCGTCGGCGGTGACGGCGCGCCGTTCAATCTCGGCGAGGCCACGGTGTCGCGTGCCGCGGTGCGGCTTTCGACCGGCGAAGTCGGCTTCGGCTACACGCTTGGCCGCGACCGTCACAAGGCGAAACTGATCGCGCTGTGCGACGCCATGGTTCAGTCCGGTGAGTTTGCAGCCGCGGTGGAGGCCGAGGTGATCGCGCCGCTGCGTGCCGCAATGGTCGAACAACGAAACCGCAAGTCAGCGGAGGCGGCGGCGACGCGGGTCGATTTCTACACACTCGTGCGGGGTGAGGGCTGA
- the phnH gene encoding phosphonate C-P lyase system protein PhnH translates to MTTIAELPAGFSDKVLSAQSTFRSVMDAMARPGSIQRIASMAGTPPAMMRGAAAIALTLFDHDTPIWLDSRMAATPDVGKWLKFHTSAPVVTDPSISSFALVGDPKNLPALDRFAFGSNEYPDRSTTLILQVESLTDGPVVELRGPGIDGTATLRASIQPRDLFERLAINAALFPRGIDVVLVHDDCIVAIPRTARLVRRG, encoded by the coding sequence ATGACGACAATTGCCGAATTGCCCGCTGGATTTTCCGACAAGGTGTTGTCGGCGCAATCGACGTTCCGCTCCGTGATGGATGCGATGGCGCGACCGGGCAGCATCCAGCGCATTGCTTCGATGGCAGGAACGCCGCCGGCGATGATGCGGGGCGCGGCTGCCATCGCTCTGACGCTGTTCGATCACGATACGCCGATCTGGCTGGATTCGCGGATGGCCGCGACGCCGGACGTTGGAAAATGGCTCAAATTCCACACCAGTGCACCTGTCGTCACGGATCCGTCGATCTCCAGTTTTGCGTTGGTCGGAGATCCCAAAAACCTTCCGGCGCTCGATCGCTTCGCGTTCGGCAGCAATGAATATCCGGATCGTTCGACCACGCTGATCCTGCAAGTCGAAAGCCTGACGGACGGTCCCGTGGTCGAGTTGCGGGGCCCCGGCATCGACGGTACGGCGACATTGCGTGCTTCGATCCAGCCGCGTGACCTGTTCGAGCGGCTGGCCATCAACGCTGCGCTGTTTCCGCGCGGCATCGACGTCGTGCTGGTTCATGACGATTGCATCGTCGCCATCCCGCGCACGGCGCGGCTCGTGAGGAGAGGCTGA
- a CDS encoding carbon-phosphorus lyase complex subunit PhnI — MYVAVKGGERAIENAHRLLAHERRGDRDVPELSLAQISEQLSLGVDRVMTEGSLYDRELAALAIKQARGDLIEAIFLVRAFRATLPRFGATEPVDTGAMQVRRRVSATFKDIPGGQILGPTFDYTHRLLDPQLAEGFAPEIPATGEASTAATPRVTDILGRDGLIEPSPAADADAPVGDLTREPLDFPADRDLRLQNLARADEGFLLALGYSSQRGYGRNHPFVGEIRFGEVEVEFMAEDAGFAVPLGSIALTECQMVNQFKGSATEAPCFTRGYGLAFGQSERKTMSMALVDRSLRARELGEEVIAPGQDEEFVMSHSDNVQATGFVEHLKLPHYVDFQSELGLLRKLRKEFAEANEMSPMREAAE; from the coding sequence ATGTATGTAGCCGTCAAGGGGGGCGAGCGCGCCATCGAAAACGCCCATCGCCTGCTGGCGCACGAGCGGCGCGGCGATCGTGATGTGCCCGAACTTTCGCTGGCCCAGATCTCCGAGCAGCTTTCGCTCGGCGTCGATCGTGTCATGACCGAAGGCTCGCTGTACGATCGCGAATTGGCGGCGCTCGCCATCAAGCAGGCGCGCGGCGACCTGATCGAGGCGATCTTCCTGGTGCGCGCCTTCCGCGCCACGCTGCCGCGCTTTGGCGCCACCGAGCCGGTCGACACCGGTGCGATGCAGGTTCGCCGCCGGGTTTCAGCGACCTTCAAGGATATTCCGGGCGGTCAGATTTTGGGCCCGACCTTCGACTATACCCATCGGCTGCTCGACCCGCAGCTCGCCGAAGGTTTTGCGCCCGAGATTCCTGCGACCGGTGAAGCGTCCACGGCAGCAACCCCGCGCGTGACCGATATTCTCGGTCGCGACGGCCTGATCGAACCGTCGCCGGCCGCGGATGCTGACGCCCCCGTCGGTGACCTGACGCGCGAGCCGCTTGACTTCCCGGCGGACCGCGACCTGCGCCTGCAGAACCTCGCACGCGCCGACGAGGGGTTCCTGCTGGCGCTGGGCTATTCCTCGCAGCGTGGCTATGGCCGCAACCATCCCTTTGTCGGCGAGATCAGGTTCGGAGAGGTCGAGGTCGAATTCATGGCCGAGGATGCCGGCTTTGCAGTTCCGCTCGGGTCGATCGCGCTGACCGAGTGCCAGATGGTCAACCAGTTCAAGGGGTCGGCGACCGAAGCGCCGTGTTTCACGCGCGGCTATGGTCTCGCCTTCGGTCAGAGTGAGCGCAAGACGATGTCGATGGCGCTGGTCGACCGCAGCCTGCGCGCGCGAGAGCTCGGCGAGGAAGTGATCGCGCCGGGGCAGGACGAGGAATTCGTGATGTCGCACTCGGACAATGTGCAGGCGACCGGTTTTGTGGAGCATCTCAAGCTGCCGCATTACGTCGACTTCCAGTCCGAACTCGGCCTGCTGCGCAAACTGCGCAAGGAATTTGCCGAGGCAAACGAGATGTCGCCAATGCGGGAGGCCGCGGAATGA
- a CDS encoding alpha-D-ribose 1-methylphosphonate 5-phosphate C-P-lyase PhnJ, producing the protein MNAPTYNFAYLDEQTKRMIRRAILKAIAIPGYQVPFASREMPMPYGWGTGGVQVTAAILGPDDVLKVIDQGSDDTTNAISIRKFFGKTAGVATTTATADATVIQTRHRIPEAPLHAGQVLVYQVPIPEPLRFLEPRETETRRMHALGEYGLMHVKLYEDIARFGHIATAYAYPVKVNARYVMDPSPTPKFDNPKMDNCPALQLFGAGREKRIYAIPPHTEVVSLDFEDHPFTRYRFDAPCALCGATDSYLDEIVTDDKGGRMFVCSDTDYCESRQLAGHRGSESAAPHKEAAHG; encoded by the coding sequence ATGAACGCGCCGACTTACAATTTCGCCTATCTCGACGAACAGACCAAACGAATGATCCGCCGCGCCATCCTGAAGGCGATCGCGATCCCCGGCTATCAGGTGCCGTTTGCCAGCCGCGAGATGCCGATGCCTTATGGCTGGGGCACCGGTGGCGTGCAGGTGACGGCGGCGATCCTCGGGCCCGATGACGTGCTGAAGGTGATCGACCAAGGCTCGGACGATACCACCAACGCGATCTCGATTCGGAAATTCTTCGGCAAGACCGCCGGCGTCGCAACCACGACCGCGACGGCGGATGCCACCGTGATCCAGACAAGGCACCGCATTCCCGAGGCGCCGCTGCATGCCGGGCAGGTGCTGGTCTATCAGGTGCCGATCCCCGAGCCGCTGCGCTTCCTGGAGCCGCGCGAGACCGAGACGCGGCGCATGCATGCGCTTGGCGAGTATGGCCTGATGCACGTCAAGCTGTACGAAGACATCGCGCGCTTCGGCCACATCGCCACCGCCTATGCCTATCCGGTGAAGGTCAACGCGCGCTATGTGATGGACCCGTCGCCGACGCCGAAATTCGACAATCCGAAGATGGACAATTGCCCGGCGCTGCAGCTTTTCGGCGCGGGACGCGAGAAGCGCATCTACGCGATCCCGCCGCATACCGAGGTGGTCTCGCTCGATTTCGAGGATCATCCGTTCACGCGCTACCGGTTCGACGCGCCCTGCGCGCTGTGCGGCGCAACGGATTCCTATCTCGACGAAATCGTCACCGACGACAAGGGCGGGCGAATGTTCGTCTGCTCCGACACCGATTATTGCGAGTCCCGGCAGTTGGCCGGTCATCGCGGCAGCGAGAGTGCCGCGCCGCACAAGGAGGCCGCGCATGGTTGA
- the phnK gene encoding phosphonate C-P lyase system protein PhnK, translated as MVEPQNPVPDDEPLLVADHLGKNYGRLAACRDVSFSLYPGEVLAIVGESGSGKSTLLQLLSAQLAPSGGRVFYRMRDGVLRDLAALGEAERRFLFRTDWGFVHQDPAQGLRMAVSAGANVGERLMAVGWNHYGRIRNTASSWLERVEIDTARIDDAPRTYSGGMRQRLQIARNLVTEPRLVFMDEPTGGLDVSVQARLLDLMRNLVSELGLAAVVVTHDLAVARLLSHRVMVMKGGRVIETGLTDQVLDDPREPYTQLLVSSILPA; from the coding sequence ATGGTTGAGCCGCAAAATCCCGTGCCGGACGACGAGCCGCTTCTGGTGGCAGATCATCTCGGCAAGAACTATGGCCGGCTCGCCGCCTGCCGCGATGTATCCTTTTCGCTCTATCCCGGCGAGGTGCTGGCGATCGTCGGCGAGTCCGGATCGGGCAAGTCGACGCTCTTGCAGCTGTTGTCGGCGCAACTCGCTCCGAGCGGCGGCCGCGTGTTCTACCGGATGCGCGATGGCGTGTTGCGCGATCTGGCCGCGCTGGGCGAAGCCGAACGCCGCTTTCTGTTCCGAACCGACTGGGGCTTTGTGCATCAGGACCCCGCGCAGGGACTGCGGATGGCGGTCTCGGCCGGCGCCAATGTCGGGGAGCGGCTGATGGCGGTGGGCTGGAATCATTACGGTCGCATCCGCAATACCGCCTCGTCCTGGCTGGAGCGGGTCGAGATCGACACCGCGCGCATCGACGACGCGCCGCGGACCTATTCAGGCGGCATGCGGCAGCGGTTGCAGATCGCGCGCAACCTCGTTACCGAACCGCGCCTGGTTTTCATGGACGAGCCGACCGGCGGCCTCGACGTGTCGGTACAGGCGCGGCTGCTCGATTTGATGCGTAATCTCGTCAGCGAACTCGGTCTTGCCGCCGTCGTGGTCACCCATGACCTCGCCGTAGCGCGGCTGCTGTCGCATCGCGTCATGGTCATGAAGGGCGGGCGGGTCATCGAAACCGGTCTGACCGACCAGGTGCTCGACGATCCGCGCGAGCCTTACACCCAACTGCTCGTTTCCTCGATTCTGCCGGCATGA
- the phnL gene encoding phosphonate C-P lyase system protein PhnL — protein sequence MTAMIDITNAEKTFVMHLQGGVELPVVRGVSFQVEPGECVVLSGPSGAGKSSILKMIFGNYRCDGGRIGIRHQDTVIDLATAEPRQVLSVRRSTIGYVSQFLRAVPRVATIDVVAEPLIANGTARAEARDRAGALLRRLNIPERLWALPPSTFSGGEQQRVNIARGFISDLPILLLDEPTASLDAANRAVVVELIGQKKRERVAMVAIVHDDEIRHLIADRIVDVTSFAAAA from the coding sequence ATGACCGCGATGATCGATATTACCAACGCCGAAAAGACGTTTGTCATGCACCTGCAGGGCGGCGTCGAGCTACCCGTGGTGCGCGGCGTCTCGTTCCAGGTCGAGCCGGGTGAGTGCGTCGTGCTGTCGGGGCCGTCTGGCGCCGGAAAATCCTCGATCCTGAAAATGATCTTTGGCAACTACCGCTGCGATGGCGGCCGGATCGGGATCCGGCATCAGGATACGGTGATCGATCTGGCCACCGCCGAGCCACGGCAGGTGCTCAGCGTGCGCCGCTCGACCATCGGCTATGTCAGCCAGTTCCTCCGTGCCGTGCCGCGGGTTGCCACCATCGATGTGGTGGCCGAACCGCTGATCGCGAATGGAACCGCCCGCGCCGAGGCGCGGGACAGAGCGGGCGCGCTGCTGCGCCGTCTGAATATTCCCGAGCGGCTGTGGGCGCTGCCGCCATCGACATTCTCCGGCGGCGAACAGCAACGGGTCAACATCGCGCGTGGGTTTATTTCCGACCTGCCGATTCTGCTGCTGGACGAGCCGACCGCTTCCCTCGATGCGGCCAATCGCGCCGTGGTGGTCGAGTTGATCGGACAAAAGAAACGGGAACGGGTTGCGATGGTGGCGATCGTCCATGACGACGAAATACGTCATCTGATCGCAGACCGCATTGTCGACGTGACGTCATTTGCCGCCGCCGCTTGA
- a CDS encoding alpha-D-ribose 1-methylphosphonate 5-triphosphate diphosphatase, which yields MTRQQTILGNARIVLADRVIERGWVAFADACIAEYGEGDAPAGSEDAGGDLVMPGLIELHTDHLEMHYVPRPKVFWDPIAAVVSYDGQLATSGITTVLDSLRVWREDGAEEVDGRAGVLAAAITSARDANLLRADHFLHLRCEIPMPSVVEEAKELIDRPDIRLMSLMDHTPGQRQFRDEVKLRDYYRGKGGGKTDAELDALFEKRFHYQKTYAAANMREIVALAHHYEIPLASHDDTTEENVADAIQDRVSVAEFPTTMEAARGLHQAGIGILMGAPNVVRGGSHSGNVAAIDLAREGLLDILSSDYIPSSLLMAALQLPRQVPAIDLAAAVRTVTKTPAEAVGLADRGEIAPGKRADLIRVHVARDIPVVRSVWREGRRVA from the coding sequence ATGACAAGGCAACAGACCATCCTCGGTAACGCCCGTATCGTGCTCGCCGATCGCGTGATCGAGCGCGGCTGGGTCGCCTTTGCCGACGCCTGCATCGCCGAATACGGCGAGGGCGATGCCCCGGCGGGCAGCGAGGATGCCGGCGGCGACCTGGTCATGCCCGGCCTGATCGAACTGCACACCGACCATCTCGAAATGCACTATGTGCCGCGCCCAAAGGTGTTTTGGGATCCGATCGCGGCGGTGGTTTCCTATGACGGGCAACTGGCTACTTCGGGAATCACCACCGTGCTGGACTCGCTGCGGGTCTGGCGCGAGGACGGCGCCGAGGAGGTCGACGGCCGCGCCGGCGTGCTGGCGGCGGCGATCACGTCGGCACGCGATGCGAATCTGCTTCGCGCCGATCACTTCCTGCACCTGCGCTGCGAGATCCCGATGCCCAGCGTGGTCGAGGAAGCGAAAGAACTGATCGATCGGCCGGACATCAGACTGATGTCGCTGATGGATCACACCCCGGGCCAGCGCCAGTTCCGCGATGAAGTGAAGCTTCGCGACTATTACCGGGGCAAGGGCGGTGGCAAAACCGATGCCGAGCTCGATGCGCTGTTCGAGAAGCGTTTCCACTATCAGAAGACCTATGCTGCGGCCAACATGCGGGAAATCGTGGCGCTTGCGCACCACTATGAAATCCCGCTGGCCAGCCACGATGATACGACCGAGGAAAATGTCGCCGATGCGATCCAGGATCGGGTTTCGGTGGCTGAATTCCCGACCACGATGGAAGCCGCGCGGGGACTGCACCAGGCGGGCATCGGCATCCTGATGGGCGCGCCGAACGTGGTGCGTGGCGGTTCGCACTCCGGCAATGTCGCCGCCATCGATCTCGCCCGCGAGGGATTGCTGGACATCCTGTCGTCCGACTACATCCCTTCGAGCCTGCTGATGGCCGCGCTGCAACTGCCGCGGCAGGTTCCGGCGATCGACCTGGCGGCCGCCGTCCGCACCGTCACCAAGACGCCGGCCGAAGCCGTGGGCCTTGCCGACCGCGGCGAGATTGCGCCAGGCAAGCGCGCCGATCTCATTCGCGTGCATGTCGCGCGCGATATTCCGGTGGTGCGCAGCGTGTGGCGGGAAGGGCGGCGGGTCGCATGA